The proteins below come from a single Caulobacter flavus genomic window:
- the murG gene encoding undecaprenyldiphospho-muramoylpentapeptide beta-N-acetylglucosaminyltransferase — MSGKLAIVAAGGTGGHMFPAQALSEALIARGWRVVLATDERGAFYADKFPAQERLALSAATAKAGDPIGMVKAGVAVFQGVMQARQAFARLNPQVVVGFGGYPALPALLAALLEKRPTVIHEQNAVLGRVNRFLAPHVTEVACAFPTLQLAKPAVKARAHVVGSPVRPEIRALADVAYLPPEVQLRILVTGGSQGARLLSELVPEAIAKLPEEMRGRMKVFQQARAESMEHARKIYRNAMVDCEVAPFFRDMAGRLRQSHIVVGRAGSSTCCELAVAGRPSILVPLKIAADDHQRFNAKLLEEAGGAAVCLEDELTVDALAGALNALLKSPERLARMAKGARSAAVPDAAEHLADLVERTAR; from the coding sequence ATGAGCGGCAAGCTTGCGATCGTCGCCGCCGGGGGCACCGGCGGCCACATGTTCCCGGCCCAGGCGCTGTCGGAGGCCCTGATCGCGCGCGGCTGGCGCGTGGTGCTGGCCACCGACGAGCGCGGCGCGTTCTACGCCGACAAGTTCCCCGCCCAGGAGCGGCTGGCCCTGTCGGCCGCCACCGCCAAGGCCGGCGACCCGATCGGCATGGTCAAGGCCGGCGTGGCCGTGTTCCAGGGCGTGATGCAGGCCAGGCAGGCCTTCGCGCGGTTGAACCCGCAGGTCGTCGTCGGCTTTGGCGGATACCCGGCACTGCCGGCGCTGCTGGCGGCGCTGCTGGAAAAGCGCCCCACGGTGATCCACGAGCAGAACGCGGTGCTGGGCCGGGTGAACCGCTTCCTGGCGCCCCACGTCACCGAGGTGGCCTGCGCCTTCCCGACCCTGCAACTGGCCAAGCCGGCCGTGAAGGCCCGCGCCCACGTGGTGGGCAGCCCGGTGCGTCCGGAGATCCGGGCCCTGGCCGACGTCGCCTACCTGCCGCCCGAGGTGCAGCTGCGCATCCTGGTGACCGGCGGCAGCCAGGGCGCGCGCCTGCTGTCGGAGCTGGTGCCCGAAGCCATCGCCAAGCTGCCCGAGGAGATGCGCGGCCGCATGAAGGTGTTCCAGCAGGCTCGCGCCGAGAGCATGGAGCACGCCCGCAAGATCTATCGCAACGCCATGGTCGACTGCGAGGTCGCGCCGTTCTTCCGCGACATGGCCGGGCGCCTGCGCCAGAGCCACATCGTCGTCGGCCGCGCCGGTTCGTCGACCTGCTGCGAGCTGGCCGTGGCCGGCCGCCCGTCGATCCTGGTGCCGCTGAAGATCGCCGCCGACGACCACCAGCGCTTCAACGCCAAGCTGCTGGAAGAAGCCGGCGGCGCGGCGGTGTGCCTCGAGGACGAGCTGACGGTCGACGCCTTGGCCGGGGCGCTGAACGCCCTGCTCAAGAGCCCCGAGCGCCTGGCCCGCATGGCCAAGGGCGCCCGGTCGGCGGCCGTGCCCGACGCGGCCGAGCATCTGGCGGACCTGGTGGAGCGCACCGCGCGTTAG
- the ftsW gene encoding putative lipid II flippase FtsW yields the protein MRQQTAHAFARTDRSPLGVWWWTTDRWLLGATAILVTLGVLLSFASSPAAAQRIGIDDQFHFAIRQLVFGVGAATIVLAVSMLSPKGIRRAAFFIYIVSIGVMAALPFIGHSAKGAARWLMIGGFTFQPSEFMKPALIILVSWMFAEGQKGEGVPGVSIAFGLYFIAVALLLMQPDVGQTVLITIAFGAAFWMAGVPISWIMGLGAVALGGLASTYFLFDHVHARVQKFLSPDQADTHQVTRAAEAIHAGGLFGRGPGEGVMKRHVPDLHTDFIYSVAAEEYGLVFSLALISLFAFIVVRGLYKSMKLADPFEQVASAGLFVLLGQQTFINVAVNLNMIPTKGMTLPFISYGGSSMLAMGLTLGMALALTRKRPGSYGGGGPFGQTGAFD from the coding sequence ATGCGCCAGCAGACCGCCCACGCCTTCGCCCGGACCGACCGCTCGCCCCTCGGGGTGTGGTGGTGGACGACCGACCGCTGGCTGCTGGGCGCGACCGCGATCCTGGTCACGCTGGGCGTCCTGCTGTCGTTCGCCTCCAGCCCGGCCGCCGCCCAGCGGATCGGCATCGACGACCAGTTCCACTTCGCCATTCGCCAGCTGGTGTTCGGCGTCGGGGCTGCGACCATTGTGCTGGCCGTGTCGATGCTCAGCCCCAAGGGCATCCGGCGGGCGGCCTTCTTCATCTACATCGTCTCGATCGGCGTCATGGCGGCCCTGCCGTTCATCGGCCACAGCGCCAAGGGCGCGGCCCGCTGGCTGATGATCGGCGGCTTCACCTTCCAGCCGTCGGAGTTCATGAAGCCGGCCCTGATCATCCTGGTCTCGTGGATGTTCGCCGAGGGCCAGAAGGGCGAGGGCGTGCCGGGCGTGTCGATCGCCTTCGGCCTCTACTTCATCGCCGTCGCTTTGCTGCTGATGCAGCCCGACGTCGGCCAGACCGTGCTGATCACTATCGCCTTCGGGGCCGCCTTCTGGATGGCCGGGGTGCCGATCTCGTGGATCATGGGCCTGGGCGCGGTGGCGCTGGGCGGGCTGGCCTCGACCTATTTCCTGTTCGATCACGTGCATGCCCGCGTGCAGAAGTTCCTCAGCCCCGACCAGGCCGACACCCACCAGGTGACCCGCGCCGCCGAGGCCATCCACGCCGGCGGCCTGTTCGGGCGCGGCCCGGGCGAGGGCGTCATGAAGCGCCACGTGCCCGACCTGCATACCGACTTCATCTATTCGGTGGCGGCCGAAGAGTACGGCCTGGTCTTCTCGCTGGCCCTGATCAGCCTGTTCGCCTTCATCGTGGTGCGCGGGCTCTACAAGTCGATGAAGCTGGCCGACCCCTTCGAGCAGGTGGCTTCGGCCGGGCTTTTCGTCCTGCTGGGCCAGCAGACGTTCATCAATGTCGCTGTGAACTTGAACATGATCCCGACCAAGGGCATGACCCTACCGTTCATCAGCTACGGCGGCTCGTCGATGCTGGCCATGGGGCTCACCCTGGGTATGGCGCTGGCGCTGACGCGCAAGCGGCCCGGGTCCTATGGCGGCGGCGGGCCGTTCGGTCAGACCGGCGCCTTCGACTGA